From Candoia aspera isolate rCanAsp1 chromosome 8, rCanAsp1.hap2, whole genome shotgun sequence, a single genomic window includes:
- the ASAH1 gene encoding acid ceramidase: MVRAPVLVAVAAATLLAAAVVRARDPYAEDCKIHEYPPAGPTYKGTIPDYIINLDLPPSKRWVQLALDKTAELKTVIKAIKVIVSTFIHSGKFMASLDSILAWLGSTLPYPFNEEIKGIATAIDVPLGDVVAFNIFYEIFTVCTSIIAEDKTGKLYHARNLDFGLFLGWDIRNSSWSTTQKLKRLMVSLDFQKNNKTVFKSANFAGYVGVISGVKQGIFTLTMNERFSLDGGYIGIFEWLLGKRDGWWMGFLTRTVLENSTSYEDAKDKLANTKLLAPVYFIIGGNKTDEGCIITRSRTAALDIKNLDAKNGIWYVVETNYDPWKHPLVIDDRRHPAMNCLNQTKQEKISLPALYNVLSTKPVLNKLTVSTTLLEVSEGHIETYLRECPDPCSPW; encoded by the exons ATGGTGCGCGCACCGGTGCTTGTAGCGGTCGCTGCCGCAACGTTGCTGGCCGCGGCCGTCGTGCGGGCCAGGGACCCG TATGCCGAAGACTGCAAAATACATGAATATCCTCCAGCTGGACCAAC GTATAAAGGAACAATTCCTGATTATATCATAAAcctcgacctgccacccagtaaGAGATGGGTCCAGCTGGCACTCGACAAAACAGCTGAG ttaaagactgtaataaaggcTATTAAAGTTATTGTATCTACATTCATCCATAGTGGAAAATTCATGGCATCTTTGGACTCAATATTA GCTTGGTTAGGCTCTACCCTTCCATATCCTTTCAACgaagaaataaaaggaattgcTACTGCTATTGATGTTCCATTAG GTGATGTTGTTGCATTCAACATCTTCTATGAGATCTTCACTGTGTGTACATCCATAATAGCTGAAGACAAAACAG GAAAGCTATACCATGCCAGAAATCTTGATTTTGGACTGTTTCTTGG GTGGGATATACGAAATAGTTCCTGGAGTACAACGCAAAAGCTGAAGCGATTGATGGTGTCACTGGATtttcagaaaaacaataaaacagtgtttAAGTCTGCAAATTTTGCTGGCTATGTGGGAGTGATATCTGGAGTTAAACAA GGCATTTTTACTTTAACCATGAATGAGCGATTCAGTCTTGATGGAGGTTACATTG GAATCTTTGAGTGGCTTCTTGGCAAGAGGGATGGTTGGTGGATGGGTTTCCTCACCAGAACTGTGTTGGAAAACAGCACAAG TTATGAAGATGCAAAGGACAAATTGGCCAACACAAAACTGCTGGCTCCAGTTTACTTCATAATAGGCGGAAACAAAACTGACGAGGGTTGCATTATTACACGTTCTCGAACTGCCGCTTTAGACATTAAGAA tttggatgcAAAGAATGGCATCTGGTATGTTGTAGAAACCAACTATGATCcctggaagcatccacttgttaTAGATGACCGGAGACACCCTGCAATGAATTGCTTGAATCAAACAAAACAAGAG aaaaTCTCATTACCAGCTTTGTACAATGTTCTCTCCACAAAGCCTGTCCTCAACAAG TTGACAGTCTCAACCACGCTGCTAGAAGTTTCTGAAGGCCATATAGAGACTTACCTGAGGGAATGTCCAGACCCCTGTAGTCCCTGGTGA